One Triticum dicoccoides isolate Atlit2015 ecotype Zavitan chromosome 4B, WEW_v2.0, whole genome shotgun sequence genomic window carries:
- the LOC119292869 gene encoding BTB/POZ and MATH domain-containing protein 2-like, translating into MSTSFPPSKIGGGATSPTASAIVAQAVSGSHVLTVDGYSRTMGLGTGKFIKSGTFDVRGHSWCILYYPDRRTSDDADWISIYLCLVHTDADEVKAQFKISLVDQHGESGTSYSNESQICAFRVTEGPWGFGVIKRKDLEGSVYLKDDVLRIRCDVTVSMEIITEHTAPAVLVPPSDMHHHLARLLSAGEGSDVTFEVGGEAFPAHRYMLAARSSVFRAELLGPMKEKTATRVQINDMDANVFRALLHFIYTDSLPEMDDGDSTAMAQHLLVAADRYDMERLKLICVERLCSGLCRSTVATTLALAEQHGCGALKKACFKFLTSPGNLKAAMASEGFQHLRSRCPSLLEELLAKLAP; encoded by the coding sequence ATGTCCACCTCTTTTCCACCTTCTAAGATTGGCGGCGGCGCTACGTCGCCGACGGCGTCGGCCATCGTCGCGCAGGCCGTGTCCGGGTCGCACGTCCTCACGGTCGACGGGTACTCCCGCACCATGGGGCTCGGCACCGGCAAGTTCATCAAGTCCGGAACGTTCGACGTCCGCGGCCATAGCTGGTGTATCCTGTACTACCCCGACCGTAGAACCTCAGATGACGCCGACTGGATATCCATCTATCTATGTCTCGTTCACACCGATGCCGACGAGGTCAAGGCACAGTTCAAGATTAGTTTGGTCGATCAGCACGGAGAATCAGGGACATCATACAGCAACGAAAGCCAGATATGCGCCTTCAGAGTAACAGAAGGACCGTGGGGCTTCGGCGTAATCAAACGCAAGGACTTGGAGGGATCTGTCTACTTGAAGGACGATGTCTTGAGAATCAGGTGCGACGTCACGGTGTCGATGGAGATCATCACCGAGCACACCGCTCCGGCGGTCCTGGTGCCGCCGTCAGACATGCACCACCATCTCGCCCGGCTCCTCTCGGCCGGCGAGGGCTCGGACGTCACCTTCGAGGTCGGCGGCGAGGCGTTTCCCGCGCACAGGTACATGCTCGCCGCCCGGTCCTCCGTCTTCAGGGCGGAGCTCCTTGGCCCGATGAAGGAGAAGACCGCAACTCGCGTACAAATCAACGACATGGATGCCAATGTGTTCAGGGCTCTCCTCCACTTCATCTACACCGACTCATTGCCAGAGATGGACGACGGGGACTCGACGGCGATGGCCCAGCATCTGCTTGTGGCTGCGGACAGGTATGACATGGAGCGGCTCAAGCTGATCTGCGTGGAGAGGCTCTGCAGCGGCCTCTGCAGAAGCACGGTGGCGACGACGTTGGCCTTGGCCGAGCAGCACGGTTGCGGTGCGCTCAAGAAGGCGTGCTTCAAGTTCCTCACTTCTCCGGGGAACCTGAAGGCGGCCATGGCGAGCGAGGGCTTTCAGCATCTGAGGAGCAGGTGCCCCTCTCTTCTCGAGGAGTTGCTCGCCAAGCTTGCTCCCTGA